The following are encoded together in the Monodelphis domestica isolate mMonDom1 chromosome 5, mMonDom1.pri, whole genome shotgun sequence genome:
- the HTR5A gene encoding 5-hydroxytryptamine receptor 5A isoform X1, with amino-acid sequence MDWPLNFTDAFLTLPSPFPTNGSSSPENLSPHLPPLSIFGVLVLTLLGLLAVATFTWNLLVLATILRVRTFHRVPHNLVASMAISDVLVAALVMPLSLVHELSGRRWKLGRRLCQLWISCDVLCCTASIWNVTAIALDRYWSLSRHLEYTLRIRKRISNVMITLTWLLSAVISLAPLLFGWGETYWADDEECQVSREPSYTVFSTVGAFYLPLCVVLFVYWKIYKAAKFRIGSKKPNSVTPVPEVVEVVKITAKISTFYFVKKFWNLLGQRMEKDGGIIFHRTEMKKTVLHSIKHYLNVNEALHRPQMAFTVRHAMVTFQTDGDTWREKKEKKAAIMVGILIGVFVLCWIPFFITELISPFSSYNIPPIWKSIFLWLGYSNSFFNPLIYTAFNKNYNSAFKTFFSRQR; translated from the exons atGGACTGGCCTTTGAACTTCACAGACGCCTTCCtcactcttccctcccccttcccgaCCAATGGGAGCAGCAGCCCTGAGAACCTTAGCCCCCATCTGCCCCCACTCTCCATCTTTGGCGTGTTAGTCCTCACCCTGCTAGGTTTACTGGCCGTGGCGACCTTCACGTGGAACTTGTTGGTCCTGGCCACCATTCTCCGCGTGCGTACCTTCCATCGGGTGCCCCACAACCTGGTAGCCTCCATGGCCATCTCTGACGTGCTGGTGGCAGCCCTGGTCATGCCCCTGAGTTTGGTGCACGAACTGTCCGGCCGGCGCTGGAAGCTGGGACGGCGGCTGTGTCAGCTGTGGATCTCCTGCGACGTGTTGTGCTGCACTGCGAGCATCTGGAACGTGACGGCCATCGCCCTGGACCGATACTGGTCTCTGAGCCGTCATCTAGAGTACACCCTCCGGATTCGCAAGCGCATCTCCAATGTCATGATCACCTTGACCTGGCTGCTGTCTGCAGTCATCTCGCTGGCCCCTCTCCTCTTCGGCTGGGGGGAGACCTACTGGGCCGACGATGAAGAATGTCAGGTGAGCAGGGAGCCATCCTATACCGTCTTCTCCACTGTGGGCGCCTTCTACCTTCCCCTCTGCGTGGTGCTCTTTGTTTACTGGAAGATCTACAAAGCTGCCAAGTTCCGCATAGGCTCCAAGAAGCCCAACAGCGTCACACCCGTGCCTGAAGTTGTGGAG GTAGTGAAAATCACAGCCAAGATTTCAACTTTCTACTTTGTCAAAAAATTCTGGAATCTACTGGGCCAGAGAATGGAGAAAGATGGTGGCATAATATTTCATAGGACTGAGATGAAGAAAACTGTTCTGCACAGCATAAAACACTATCTAAAT GTAAATGAGGCCCTTCATCGACCTCAGATGGCATTTACTGTTCGTCATGCCATGGTGACCTTCCAGACTGATGGGGATAcatggagggaaaagaaagagaaaaaagcagcTATCATGGTGGGCATCCTTATTGGGGTGTTTGTGCTTTGCTGGATCCCATTTTTCATCACTGAGCTCATCAGTCCTTTCAGCTCCTACAACATCCCTCCCATCTGGAAGAGCATTTTCTTGTGGCTTGGCTATTCcaattccttttttaatcctCTAATCTATACAGCTTTCAATAAGAACTATAACAGTGCCTTTAAGACCTTTTTTTCTAGGCAGCGCTGA
- the HTR5A gene encoding 5-hydroxytryptamine receptor 5A isoform X2, with protein MDWPLNFTDAFLTLPSPFPTNGSSSPENLSPHLPPLSIFGVLVLTLLGLLAVATFTWNLLVLATILRVRTFHRVPHNLVASMAISDVLVAALVMPLSLVHELSGRRWKLGRRLCQLWISCDVLCCTASIWNVTAIALDRYWSLSRHLEYTLRIRKRISNVMITLTWLLSAVISLAPLLFGWGETYWADDEECQVSREPSYTVFSTVGAFYLPLCVVLFVYWKIYKAAKFRIGSKKPNSVTPVPEVVEVNEALHRPQMAFTVRHAMVTFQTDGDTWREKKEKKAAIMVGILIGVFVLCWIPFFITELISPFSSYNIPPIWKSIFLWLGYSNSFFNPLIYTAFNKNYNSAFKTFFSRQR; from the exons atGGACTGGCCTTTGAACTTCACAGACGCCTTCCtcactcttccctcccccttcccgaCCAATGGGAGCAGCAGCCCTGAGAACCTTAGCCCCCATCTGCCCCCACTCTCCATCTTTGGCGTGTTAGTCCTCACCCTGCTAGGTTTACTGGCCGTGGCGACCTTCACGTGGAACTTGTTGGTCCTGGCCACCATTCTCCGCGTGCGTACCTTCCATCGGGTGCCCCACAACCTGGTAGCCTCCATGGCCATCTCTGACGTGCTGGTGGCAGCCCTGGTCATGCCCCTGAGTTTGGTGCACGAACTGTCCGGCCGGCGCTGGAAGCTGGGACGGCGGCTGTGTCAGCTGTGGATCTCCTGCGACGTGTTGTGCTGCACTGCGAGCATCTGGAACGTGACGGCCATCGCCCTGGACCGATACTGGTCTCTGAGCCGTCATCTAGAGTACACCCTCCGGATTCGCAAGCGCATCTCCAATGTCATGATCACCTTGACCTGGCTGCTGTCTGCAGTCATCTCGCTGGCCCCTCTCCTCTTCGGCTGGGGGGAGACCTACTGGGCCGACGATGAAGAATGTCAGGTGAGCAGGGAGCCATCCTATACCGTCTTCTCCACTGTGGGCGCCTTCTACCTTCCCCTCTGCGTGGTGCTCTTTGTTTACTGGAAGATCTACAAAGCTGCCAAGTTCCGCATAGGCTCCAAGAAGCCCAACAGCGTCACACCCGTGCCTGAAGTTGTGGAG GTAAATGAGGCCCTTCATCGACCTCAGATGGCATTTACTGTTCGTCATGCCATGGTGACCTTCCAGACTGATGGGGATAcatggagggaaaagaaagagaaaaaagcagcTATCATGGTGGGCATCCTTATTGGGGTGTTTGTGCTTTGCTGGATCCCATTTTTCATCACTGAGCTCATCAGTCCTTTCAGCTCCTACAACATCCCTCCCATCTGGAAGAGCATTTTCTTGTGGCTTGGCTATTCcaattccttttttaatcctCTAATCTATACAGCTTTCAATAAGAACTATAACAGTGCCTTTAAGACCTTTTTTTCTAGGCAGCGCTGA
- the LOC100019935 gene encoding acylphosphatase-2-like gives MPLISVDYEVFGRVQGVSFRMCTEEEAKKAGVVGWVKNTRRGTVKGQVQGPEDKVNSMKNWLSRVGSPSSQIDRTDFSNEKTISELEYSNFSIKY, from the coding sequence ATGCCCCTTATATCTGTGGACTACGAGGTGTTCGGCAGAGTGCAGGGTGTCTCTTTCAGAATGTGCACAGAAGAGGAAGCTAAAAAGGCCGGAGTTGTGGGCTGGGTTAAGAACACCCGCCGAGGAACGGTAAAAGGCCAAGTTCAAGGTCCTGAAGATAAAGTCAACTCTATGAAGAACTGGCTAAGCCGAGTCGGGAGCCCCAGTTCTCAGATTGATCGGACAGACTTTTCCAATGAAAAAACCATCTCTGAACTTGAGTACTCCAATTTTAGCATTAAATACTAG